From Paenibacillus graminis, a single genomic window includes:
- a CDS encoding carbohydrate ABC transporter permease: MIGEKGFWNRLRVRLLFTGPTLFAFLTVMIIPFIYGIYLTFTSWDGISVAHPLVGFKNYGSVFADSEFWSSFGLTLKYVLFTVVLTNVLAFLLAYALTKSVKGQNVFRAGFFMPNLVGGIVLGFIWQFIFNNVLVYLGQKASIGIFSASWLADPDKAFWTLVIVTIWQYAGYMMVIYVAGLTGVPADIQEAASIDGANSWQKLIRMTIPMMVPSFIVCLFLSLQRGFMVYDLNLTLTKGGPFGSTQLVSMHVYQKAFLSRDYGVGQAEAFVLFLLVAVITLLQVYFSKKMEVEA; this comes from the coding sequence ATGATAGGAGAAAAAGGTTTTTGGAACCGGCTGCGGGTGCGGCTTCTGTTTACCGGGCCGACCTTATTTGCCTTTTTGACCGTAATGATTATTCCTTTTATATACGGTATTTACTTAACCTTTACGAGCTGGGACGGCATTTCGGTTGCCCATCCTCTGGTCGGCTTCAAGAACTACGGATCGGTTTTTGCGGACTCGGAATTTTGGAGTTCCTTCGGACTTACACTCAAATATGTGCTGTTCACCGTGGTGCTCACCAATGTATTGGCCTTTTTGCTTGCTTATGCCCTCACCAAAAGTGTCAAGGGCCAGAATGTTTTCCGGGCAGGATTTTTTATGCCAAACCTGGTAGGCGGCATTGTACTGGGTTTCATCTGGCAATTTATTTTTAATAATGTATTGGTCTACCTGGGGCAAAAAGCCTCCATCGGCATCTTCAGCGCATCCTGGCTGGCTGATCCGGACAAGGCCTTCTGGACGCTGGTCATTGTTACCATCTGGCAGTATGCCGGATATATGATGGTGATTTATGTGGCGGGATTAACCGGTGTGCCTGCTGATATTCAGGAAGCCGCCAGCATTGACGGGGCCAACAGCTGGCAAAAGCTGATCCGTATGACCATTCCCATGATGGTGCCCTCGTTTATCGTCTGTCTTTTTCTGTCGCTGCAACGCGGCTTTATGGTCTATGATTTGAACTTGACTCTGACTAAGGGCGGCCCATTCGGCTCCACACAGCTTGTGTCCATGCACGTCTACCAAAAAGCCTTCTTGTCGCGGGACTACGGTGTCGGCCAGGCTGAAGCGTTCGTCCTGTTCCTGCTCGTGGCCGTAATCACATTGCTGCAGGTATATTTCAGCAAAAAGATGGAGGTAGAAGCCTGA
- a CDS encoding carbohydrate ABC transporter permease yields MHVKRQLGSAAKFVVLAILLVLFLIPFLLLLLNSLKENAMITSNPLALPTSFQFANYSNAFKQMNYLDAFTNTIIITAFSVILIGICGAMTAHYFVRNPSRLNQNTFLFMVASMIIPFQAIMIPLVKIYGSLDMLNSKTSLIFMYLGFGSSLAVFIYHGFIKSIPKELEEAAMIDGCSRIRMFFQIVFPVLVPTTVTIGILNVLWIWNDFLLPSLILVEPGQRTLPLSTFSFYGTYTVDYGPLMASLMLTILPVVIVYLFAQKYIIQGVMQGSVK; encoded by the coding sequence ATGCACGTCAAAAGACAGCTTGGCTCAGCAGCAAAATTCGTTGTGTTGGCTATTCTGCTGGTTTTATTTCTCATTCCCTTCTTGCTGCTGCTGCTAAACTCCCTGAAAGAAAACGCGATGATCACTTCTAACCCGCTGGCCCTGCCTACCAGCTTTCAGTTCGCCAATTACAGCAATGCCTTTAAGCAGATGAACTATTTAGACGCATTCACCAATACAATTATCATCACGGCCTTCAGCGTCATTCTGATCGGGATTTGCGGTGCCATGACCGCCCACTATTTTGTGCGCAATCCCAGCAGGCTGAACCAGAATACCTTTCTGTTTATGGTAGCCTCCATGATTATTCCGTTCCAGGCGATAATGATTCCTTTGGTAAAAATATACGGATCTCTCGACATGCTGAACAGCAAGACTTCACTGATCTTTATGTACCTGGGGTTCGGCAGCTCGCTGGCCGTTTTTATCTATCACGGTTTTATTAAAAGCATCCCCAAGGAATTGGAAGAGGCCGCGATGATTGACGGTTGCTCCAGAATACGAATGTTCTTTCAAATTGTATTTCCGGTGCTGGTACCGACGACTGTGACCATCGGGATTTTGAATGTATTATGGATCTGGAATGACTTCCTGCTTCCATCACTGATCCTGGTTGAGCCTGGACAACGCACTTTGCCTCTGTCCACTTTTTCCTTTTACGGCACCTACACGGTCGATTACGGTCCTCTGATGGCGAGCCTGATGTTGACTATTCTGCCGGTAGTTATTGTGTATTTGTTCGCTCAAAAATACATTATCCAGGGGGTTATGCAGGGTTCGGTGAAGTAG
- a CDS encoding carbohydrate kinase family protein: MFKLDEGIKLPADREYDVLTAGEMLVDFISEEDQNTAGQGTYHPFFGGAPSNIAMNVSRLGIRPIVASAVGNDRLGVFLVESLKKAGIDTGCVQMVQDSTSLVLITKSTSTPVPIFYRAADYQLAYTPELEQAVLKAGIVHFSCWPISMEPSRQTINRVIEAAKRRGIPVCFDPNYHPRIWCKGEDGTAYVKKIIGKADIVKPSEDDAERLFGSDTPENQVQKYIALGAGLVIMTLGKDGAIVSNGQETVRFETLAHEVVDTTGAGDAFWSGFYTALVRGATIREALRSGFAVSAFKLKFTGAVVPLPDLNTIQAEYGC, translated from the coding sequence GTGTTCAAGCTGGATGAGGGAATCAAGCTGCCGGCCGATAGAGAGTACGATGTGCTGACAGCGGGAGAGATGCTGGTTGATTTTATATCGGAGGAGGATCAGAATACTGCAGGGCAAGGGACTTATCATCCTTTTTTCGGAGGGGCCCCTTCCAATATCGCAATGAATGTCAGCCGCCTGGGTATCCGTCCTATAGTGGCTTCAGCAGTCGGTAATGACCGGCTGGGGGTTTTTTTGGTTGAATCATTGAAAAAGGCAGGAATTGATACCGGGTGTGTACAAATGGTACAGGATTCCACCAGTCTGGTGCTTATCACCAAAAGCACGTCCACCCCTGTCCCGATTTTTTACCGGGCCGCGGATTACCAATTGGCCTATACGCCGGAACTGGAGCAGGCAGTGCTGAAGGCCGGGATCGTGCATTTCTCCTGCTGGCCGATCTCAATGGAGCCGTCGCGGCAGACCATTAACCGGGTGATTGAGGCGGCGAAGCGGCGCGGCATTCCGGTATGCTTTGACCCGAACTACCATCCCCGGATCTGGTGCAAGGGTGAGGATGGCACGGCCTATGTCAAGAAGATCATCGGCAAGGCGGATATCGTGAAGCCTTCGGAAGACGATGCGGAGCGGCTGTTCGGCAGCGACACCCCCGAGAACCAGGTGCAAAAATACATCGCGCTCGGCGCAGGTCTTGTCATTATGACACTCGGCAAGGACGGCGCTATTGTCTCGAATGGACAGGAGACGGTCCGGTTTGAAACGCTGGCGCATGAGGTGGTCGATACGACCGGAGCGGGCGACGCTTTCTGGTCGGGGTTCTATACGGCGCTTGTCAGAGGGGCAACGATCCGCGAGGCGCTCCGCTCAGGGTTTGCCGTGAGCGCATTTAAGCTGAAATTTACCGGTGCAGTGGTTCCGCTGCCCGATTTAAATACAATACAAGCCGAATACGGATGCTAA
- the gtfA gene encoding sucrose phosphorylase produces the protein MVKNQVQLITYPDSLGGDLKSLRHVLDAYFPDVFKGGVHILPPFPSSGDRGFAPLTYLEIEPAFGDWADIRAIGERHDVLVDLMVNHISRQSPYFQDFLQHGRQSRYADLFLTLDKIWADGQPVQADIDKMFLRRSKPYSTFTIEDTQEELQVWTTFGKSDPSEQIDLDIRSEKVKQLFIQFFTCFKENNIKIVRLDAVGYVIKKLGTSCFFVEPEIYGFLDWIKELADSLDIELLPEVHSHYSIQYKLAEHGCWIYDFILPYRILDTLLNKDSSELKEYLRTRPAKQFTMLDCHDGVPVKPDLDDLIDTKDARKIVDTCVERGANLSLIVSEEHKAPDGFDVHQIRCSYYSVLGCDDDAYLAARAIQFFAPGIPQVYYVGLLAGENDLERVRETGEGREINRRNYTLPEIGQSLEKEVVQRLLKLIRFRNEYEAFNGDFTVEEAAADEIRLSWTKGEFRCTLYINLDTMRSEIEYTDGEGVLAQLEV, from the coding sequence ATGGTTAAAAATCAAGTGCAACTGATTACTTACCCGGACTCGCTTGGCGGAGATTTGAAGTCACTCCGTCATGTGCTGGATGCGTATTTTCCGGATGTATTCAAGGGCGGGGTGCATATTCTGCCTCCGTTCCCTTCGTCGGGGGACCGCGGTTTTGCACCGCTGACCTATCTGGAGATCGAGCCTGCCTTTGGGGATTGGGCGGACATCCGGGCAATCGGGGAGCGGCATGATGTGCTGGTGGACCTGATGGTCAATCATATCTCCCGCCAGTCTCCTTACTTTCAGGACTTCCTGCAGCACGGGCGGCAGTCCCGCTACGCCGATCTGTTCCTTACGCTGGATAAAATTTGGGCGGACGGACAACCGGTACAGGCGGACATCGATAAAATGTTCCTGCGCCGCAGTAAGCCCTACTCCACGTTCACCATTGAGGACACACAGGAAGAGCTTCAGGTGTGGACGACCTTCGGCAAAAGCGATCCGTCCGAGCAGATTGATCTAGATATCCGCTCGGAGAAGGTCAAACAGCTGTTCATACAATTCTTCACCTGCTTCAAGGAGAACAATATCAAGATCGTCCGGCTGGACGCGGTAGGTTATGTGATCAAAAAGCTGGGCACCAGCTGCTTTTTCGTCGAGCCGGAAATTTATGGCTTCCTGGACTGGATCAAGGAACTGGCCGATTCCCTTGATATCGAACTGCTGCCCGAGGTGCATTCGCACTATTCGATTCAATACAAGCTGGCGGAGCACGGCTGCTGGATTTACGATTTCATCCTGCCGTACCGGATTCTCGATACGCTGCTGAACAAGGACAGCAGTGAGCTTAAGGAGTACTTGCGCACCCGTCCGGCCAAGCAGTTCACCATGCTCGACTGTCATGACGGCGTCCCGGTCAAGCCTGACCTGGACGATCTGATCGACACAAAGGATGCCCGTAAGATCGTTGACACCTGTGTCGAAAGAGGAGCCAACCTGAGCCTTATCGTATCCGAAGAGCACAAGGCGCCCGACGGGTTCGACGTCCATCAAATCCGCTGCTCCTATTACTCGGTGCTGGGCTGTGATGACGATGCGTATTTGGCGGCGCGGGCGATTCAGTTTTTTGCTCCGGGCATTCCGCAGGTGTATTATGTCGGGCTGCTGGCTGGTGAAAATGATCTGGAGCGGGTGCGGGAAACCGGCGAGGGACGCGAGATCAACCGCCGCAACTATACGCTCCCGGAAATCGGGCAATCGCTGGAGAAGGAAGTTGTACAGCGTCTGCTCAAGCTGATCCGGTTCAGAAATGAATACGAGGCGTTTAACGGCGATTTTACAGTGGAGGAAGCTGCAGCGGATGAAATCAGACTGTCCTGGACGAAGGGCGAATTCCGCTGCACGCTGTACATTAACCTTGATACGATGCGCTCTGAGATTGAATATACGGACGGGGAGGGCGTGCTGGCGCAGCTTGAGGTGTAG
- a CDS encoding LacI family DNA-binding transcriptional regulator has protein sequence MATINDVAEQAGVSVTTVSRVLNNRGYISEKTRQKVYQVMDELNYQPNELARSLLRKHSNVLGLIIPSVAHPFFGELANAIESVAYQHGFKLLLCNSQLDSAKEREYVDMMRRNRVDGMILGSHTLEIGDYTHLNYPLVTIDRRIGDIPFVASDNENGGALAARLLIAKGCRKIGHLSGNMKLDMLSNLRTTGFEREARQGGVEFVTYQTELDVFDEQIYNEIIRRMFTEHPDIDGVFATSDLMALFVMKWCRTFGKEVPRDVRIIGYDDIGAASWYMPGLSTIRQPIKDMARRAVELLLEQMDDKPVERETVLPVELIEREST, from the coding sequence ATGGCTACGATCAACGATGTGGCGGAACAAGCCGGTGTGTCCGTGACCACCGTTTCAAGAGTGTTAAACAACCGGGGGTATATCAGCGAGAAGACCCGGCAGAAGGTATATCAAGTCATGGACGAGCTGAATTACCAGCCGAATGAGCTGGCCCGTTCGCTGCTGCGCAAGCACTCCAATGTACTCGGGCTGATTATCCCGAGCGTGGCGCATCCGTTCTTCGGCGAACTGGCGAATGCAATCGAATCTGTTGCTTATCAGCACGGCTTCAAGCTCCTGCTGTGCAATTCGCAGCTCGACTCCGCCAAGGAGCGGGAATACGTTGATATGATGCGGCGCAACCGGGTGGATGGGATGATTCTCGGCAGCCATACGCTGGAGATCGGCGATTATACCCATTTGAATTATCCGCTGGTCACCATCGACCGCAGGATAGGTGATATTCCGTTTGTCGCTTCGGACAATGAAAACGGCGGAGCTCTGGCGGCCCGTCTGCTGATCGCTAAGGGCTGCCGCAAGATCGGCCATCTGTCCGGCAACATGAAGCTGGATATGCTGTCCAATCTCCGTACGACCGGCTTTGAGCGTGAGGCCAGACAGGGAGGCGTCGAATTTGTCACCTACCAGACCGAGTTGGATGTCTTCGATGAACAGATTTACAATGAAATTATCCGGAGAATGTTCACTGAACACCCTGACATCGACGGCGTGTTCGCGACAAGCGATCTGATGGCGCTGTTTGTGATGAAATGGTGCCGCACGTTCGGGAAGGAGGTCCCCCGCGACGTGCGGATCATCGGCTATGATGATATCGGCGCCGCCTCATGGTACATGCCCGGCTTAAGCACGATCAGACAGCCGATCAAGGATATGGCCCGGCGGGCTGTTGAACTGCTGCTGGAGCAGATGGATGACAAGCCGGTAGAGCGGGAGACCGTTCTGCCGGTGGAGCTAATCGAACGGGAAAGCACCTGA
- a CDS encoding 3'-5' exonuclease, producing the protein MNFTAIDFETANSSRSSACAVGLVQVREGVVSAEHVWLIDPQQRFDGMNISIHGITPSMVEGKPTFDELWPTLEPLLQGEVVIAHNAAFDMSVLRYCLDRTACSYPEFQYMCTYLLSKKMLQELPSHKLNVVSQHFGISLKHHDALDDARAAAAILLKLMEREQHTDPLLLAGSQGYKAGTMYAGGYTPFKSPPKKKAKKAAAPKTSGPKSLPPSSISPRQGASGNSSAWSNFF; encoded by the coding sequence ATGAATTTTACTGCGATAGACTTTGAAACGGCCAACTCCAGCCGCTCAAGCGCCTGTGCTGTGGGGCTTGTTCAAGTGAGGGAGGGCGTCGTAAGCGCCGAGCATGTGTGGCTGATTGATCCGCAGCAGCGGTTCGACGGCATGAATATTTCCATTCATGGCATCACCCCCTCCATGGTGGAGGGAAAACCCACGTTTGATGAGCTATGGCCTACACTCGAACCACTGCTGCAAGGAGAGGTGGTCATCGCGCATAATGCCGCCTTTGATATGAGTGTCCTGCGTTATTGCCTGGACCGGACAGCCTGCAGCTATCCTGAGTTTCAATACATGTGTACCTACCTGCTCAGCAAAAAAATGCTGCAGGAGCTGCCCTCCCATAAACTGAATGTGGTGTCACAGCATTTCGGGATCAGCCTGAAGCATCACGATGCACTGGATGACGCCAGAGCAGCGGCGGCGATACTGCTGAAGCTGATGGAGCGGGAGCAGCACACCGATCCCCTGCTTCTGGCTGGGAGCCAGGGCTATAAGGCCGGAACGATGTATGCAGGCGGCTATACGCCTTTTAAGTCCCCGCCTAAGAAAAAAGCCAAGAAGGCAGCGGCTCCAAAAACCTCCGGCCCAAAAAGTCTGCCGCCATCTTCCATATCTCCACGCCAAGGAGCCTCCGGCAACAGCTCCGCCTGGAGCAATTTCTTCTGA
- a CDS encoding vWA domain-containing protein, which translates to MSRIDLRKKIVELTLVKKQLTGVTARVGVVLDITGSMRNLYLNGVVQEVVERILAVASKFDDNGSLDVWVYDTEFSRLPAVTEKELGRYVFTHILNNSSIHKFGRNNEPPVMEDVIHKYTQEEKDSTPVFIIFINDGGVVRQTKKVIAEASVQPIFWQFVGIGDSDFEVLKQLDTMTGRLVDNANFIHLDRIEEVSDEELYDRLLNEFPQWLKAAKEKRII; encoded by the coding sequence GTGTCGAGAATAGATCTGCGCAAGAAAATTGTAGAGCTTACATTGGTAAAAAAGCAGTTAACGGGAGTAACCGCCAGAGTGGGAGTTGTGCTGGATATTACAGGCTCTATGAGAAACCTGTATTTGAACGGTGTTGTGCAGGAGGTTGTTGAACGTATTCTCGCCGTAGCTAGCAAATTTGATGACAACGGCTCACTGGATGTCTGGGTATACGATACGGAGTTCAGCCGGCTGCCAGCGGTAACGGAGAAGGAACTGGGGCGTTATGTATTTACGCATATTCTCAACAATTCAAGCATCCACAAATTCGGAAGGAATAACGAACCGCCAGTAATGGAGGATGTAATTCACAAGTATACCCAAGAGGAGAAGGACTCCACACCAGTATTCATTATTTTCATTAATGATGGAGGTGTAGTGCGGCAGACCAAAAAGGTGATTGCCGAAGCTTCTGTACAGCCTATCTTCTGGCAGTTTGTTGGAATAGGCGACTCTGACTTCGAAGTGCTCAAGCAGCTCGATACCATGACCGGACGTTTGGTAGACAACGCCAACTTCATTCATTTGGACCGCATTGAGGAGGTTTCCGATGAGGAGCTGTATGATCGGCTGTTGAATGAATTTCCGCAATGGCTTAAGGCGGCGAAAGAGAAACGGATTATCTAG
- a CDS encoding GNAT family N-acetyltransferase yields the protein MSNSKEILIRDAADSERDAIAEVLLEAYGQYAAELPEPFWAEYRRSILDSVHGTAPYARIVAEIDNRIVGSVLLFLSSEEAYGRPELGIDSPIIRLLAVSPSVRGRGVAVLLIREAARRSIGLGAATLNLHTSDMMASAIKLYERLGFQRAYETDIMNGDTLVKGYCLDLGAFSLPQSKQTSTL from the coding sequence ATGTCCAACTCCAAAGAGATCCTTATCCGCGACGCGGCAGATTCAGAGCGGGATGCTATTGCCGAAGTGCTGCTGGAGGCGTACGGCCAGTATGCTGCTGAGCTGCCTGAACCCTTTTGGGCGGAGTACCGCCGTTCCATTCTTGATTCCGTCCACGGAACTGCCCCCTATGCGCGGATCGTCGCTGAAATAGACAACCGGATTGTCGGCAGCGTGCTGCTCTTCCTGTCCTCCGAAGAAGCGTACGGAAGACCGGAGCTGGGCATTGATTCCCCAATTATCCGCCTGCTTGCGGTTTCTCCAAGTGTCCGGGGCCGCGGCGTCGCAGTACTGCTGATCCGTGAAGCGGCCAGAAGATCCATCGGGCTGGGAGCCGCCACCTTGAACCTTCATACCTCCGATATGATGGCTTCAGCGATTAAGCTATATGAGAGACTAGGCTTCCAGCGGGCATATGAGACTGATATTATGAACGGGGATACCCTGGTTAAGGGCTATTGCCTGGATCTGGGAGCTTTCTCCCTTCCTCAATCCAAACAAACCTCCACATTGTGA
- a CDS encoding LysR family transcriptional regulator translates to MNIENIEAFVYINHYGSFNKAADVLYISQPTVTARIQSLERELDCRVFDRVGKQINLTDKGRQFLPYAQQILQVYQTGKHQVQSKGLVPDELRIGSTISVSNYLMPQLLVHLKTAYPNLNIKLTTAPTEVLIDKLKAKDIDLAFIRKVVNPAIQAYPFCEDPISLYVYEGHPLAQARRASIQDIRKETLVFFECGSLDWLRLHRVFESMEQPPDIVYQVDNLETAKKLVLRKAGIAFLPVLSVQEEVAAGTLTRVEIAETEGISLRTSLISLNGEYAGFIQTLLELGTGNPLNRLIV, encoded by the coding sequence TTGAACATTGAAAATATCGAAGCGTTCGTCTATATCAACCACTACGGGAGCTTCAATAAGGCAGCGGATGTTCTGTATATTTCCCAGCCGACAGTCACTGCCCGCATACAGTCGCTTGAACGCGAGCTGGATTGCAGAGTTTTCGACCGGGTAGGCAAGCAGATTAATCTTACGGATAAAGGCAGGCAGTTTCTTCCCTACGCCCAGCAAATTCTTCAGGTTTATCAAACAGGCAAACATCAGGTTCAATCTAAAGGGCTGGTCCCGGATGAGCTGCGAATCGGCAGCACGATATCGGTCTCCAATTATCTGATGCCGCAGCTCCTGGTTCATCTGAAGACGGCCTATCCGAATCTGAATATTAAACTGACGACGGCCCCTACGGAGGTGTTGATTGACAAGCTGAAAGCGAAGGACATTGATCTGGCCTTCATCCGGAAGGTTGTCAATCCGGCGATCCAGGCTTATCCGTTCTGTGAGGACCCGATTTCTCTATATGTGTATGAAGGGCACCCTCTGGCCCAGGCCAGGCGTGCTTCAATCCAGGATATCCGCAAGGAGACGCTTGTTTTTTTTGAATGCGGTTCTTTGGACTGGCTGCGGCTTCACCGTGTATTCGAGAGTATGGAGCAGCCGCCGGATATTGTATACCAGGTGGATAATCTGGAGACGGCCAAAAAGCTGGTGCTGCGAAAAGCGGGCATTGCTTTTCTCCCGGTCCTCAGTGTGCAGGAGGAGGTTGCAGCAGGAACCTTGACCCGGGTAGAGATTGCGGAGACAGAAGGGATCTCGCTGCGGACCAGCCTGATCTCCCTGAATGGAGAGTATGCCGGCTTTATCCAAACGCTGCTGGAGCTGGGAACGGGCAATCCGTTAAATCGACTTATTGTATAG
- a CDS encoding GNAT family N-acetyltransferase → MGEIYRLAELKDAERLLDITYRAYETIRELGLHWPAATADLELIKDNVATNECYVLEIEGIVEATITLSRGEEIKALTELPFVKWFAVNPDARGRRYGGKLLDWVEENVILGKLGASAVTLATAEKHPWLVPMYERRGYERILELDPQNGDGTMYLMRKKLIDQPTTIQRG, encoded by the coding sequence ATGGGAGAGATTTACCGGCTCGCAGAGCTGAAGGATGCGGAGCGGTTGCTGGATATTACCTATCGTGCCTATGAGACGATTCGTGAACTCGGCCTGCACTGGCCTGCGGCCACAGCCGACCTGGAGCTGATTAAGGACAATGTAGCCACGAACGAGTGTTATGTGCTGGAGATCGAGGGTATCGTGGAAGCCACAATCACGTTGTCCAGGGGTGAAGAGATCAAGGCACTTACTGAGCTGCCTTTTGTCAAATGGTTTGCGGTAAATCCGGATGCCCGGGGGAGAAGGTACGGCGGTAAGCTGCTGGATTGGGTTGAGGAGAATGTGATCCTCGGCAAGCTGGGTGCCTCTGCTGTTACCTTGGCTACGGCGGAGAAGCACCCCTGGCTGGTTCCGATGTATGAACGGCGGGGGTATGAGCGGATTCTGGAGCTGGACCCGCAGAATGGCGACGGTACGATGTATTTGATGCGAAAGAAGCTTATCGATCAACCAACTACTATTCAAAGGGGCTAA
- a CDS encoding transporter substrate-binding domain-containing protein: MKKTIPLVYGLLLTLVIAGCGTNNNANRSQGSNTAEAAAKTSAEAPAATDAAQVTKIVVGTGTAFPQVCFIDENGKLTGFDVELLKDIDSRLPQYEFELKTMDFSNLLLSLDTKKIDLVAHVMEKNLEREQKYLFNTEPYAHWRNRIVVAKDNNSIKTLDDLKGKKALVGATSAQAQILENYNKEHDNAIQIVYQNGAANDTVSQISSGRVDATLAADFVLPVIDPQSKLKASGPELSSADILYVLRKDDADSKTLADAIDGAIKELKADGTLAKLSTEWLGADVTADEVK; encoded by the coding sequence ATGAAGAAGACGATCCCGCTGGTATATGGACTATTGTTGACGCTGGTGATTGCAGGCTGCGGCACTAATAATAATGCAAACCGCAGCCAGGGCAGCAATACCGCTGAAGCAGCAGCGAAAACATCCGCAGAGGCTCCTGCCGCAACAGACGCGGCCCAAGTAACCAAAATCGTCGTCGGCACGGGCACCGCTTTTCCGCAGGTATGCTTCATTGATGAGAACGGCAAGCTTACAGGCTTCGATGTCGAGCTGCTCAAGGATATCGACAGCCGCCTGCCGCAATATGAGTTCGAACTGAAGACCATGGATTTCAGTAATCTGCTGCTGAGCCTGGATACGAAGAAGATTGATCTGGTCGCTCATGTCATGGAGAAGAATCTGGAGAGAGAGCAGAAATATCTTTTTAATACAGAGCCTTATGCACACTGGAGAAACCGGATTGTGGTCGCCAAGGATAACAACTCGATTAAGACCCTCGATGATCTGAAGGGCAAAAAAGCCCTCGTCGGCGCAACCAGTGCCCAGGCGCAAATCCTGGAGAACTATAACAAGGAGCATGACAATGCAATCCAAATCGTCTATCAGAACGGAGCCGCCAACGATACGGTAAGCCAAATCAGCTCCGGACGGGTGGATGCCACGCTCGCGGCGGATTTTGTATTGCCGGTCATTGATCCGCAGAGCAAGCTGAAGGCATCGGGGCCAGAACTGTCCTCTGCGGACATACTCTACGTCCTGCGCAAGGATGATGCCGATTCGAAGACGCTGGCTGATGCCATCGACGGAGCAATCAAGGAACTGAAGGCCGATGGAACTCTGGCAAAACTGAGCACCGAATGGCTGGGTGCGGACGTTACCGCTGATGAAGTGAAATGA
- a CDS encoding amino acid ABC transporter permease, with translation MGAPFDISYIFSFLPKLLTTLGTTLLIVGFSLLAGILVGFLVALPRLYKVPVLKNLAGIYISFFRGTPILIQLFLFYYGLPEILKLVHVDVTRTPVLFFVILTYGLHTGAFMSEMIRASVTAVDRGQVEAAYAAGMTSVQAFSRIVLPQALGIAVPVFSNLVIALLKDTSLAFTLGVMEMTGKAQTLGSVSQHFIETYIALALIYLVISFTLEKLLLAAERRLLRHEVPNSPARKTFSLHRNGSYRRMIAQLGPGKGGGG, from the coding sequence ATGGGGGCACCGTTTGATATCAGCTATATTTTTTCCTTTTTGCCCAAACTGCTGACTACGCTGGGTACAACGCTTTTGATTGTCGGCTTTTCTCTGCTGGCAGGTATACTGGTAGGTTTCCTGGTGGCCCTCCCCCGTCTGTATAAGGTGCCGGTTCTAAAAAACCTTGCCGGGATTTATATCTCCTTTTTCCGGGGAACCCCGATTCTGATTCAGCTGTTCTTGTTCTATTATGGTCTGCCTGAAATATTGAAGCTGGTTCATGTGGATGTGACGCGGACGCCCGTGCTGTTCTTTGTGATTCTGACTTATGGGCTGCATACGGGAGCTTTCATGTCTGAAATGATCCGGGCTTCTGTAACGGCCGTTGACCGGGGGCAGGTGGAAGCAGCTTATGCGGCGGGAATGACGTCAGTTCAAGCATTTTCACGGATTGTGCTGCCTCAGGCGCTGGGGATCGCGGTCCCTGTATTCTCCAACCTGGTAATTGCCCTGCTGAAGGATACCTCACTTGCTTTTACCCTCGGGGTGATGGAGATGACGGGGAAAGCACAGACCCTGGGGAGCGTCAGCCAGCATTTTATTGAGACCTATATTGCCCTTGCTCTAATCTATCTGGTCATCAGTTTTACGCTTGAGAAGCTGCTGCTGGCGGCAGAACGCCGTCTCTTGCGTCATGAAGTACCGAACAGTCCTGCGAGAAAAACATTTAGTCTGCACAGGAACGGTTCTTACCGGAGAATGATTGCCCAGTTGGGACCGGGTAAAGGAGGCGGTGGATGA